DNA from Triticum aestivum cultivar Chinese Spring chromosome 7D, IWGSC CS RefSeq v2.1, whole genome shotgun sequence:
GTGTAGTACTTGACGTCCTCCTCTGTGATCCAGCTCGGCAAGGGCACCTCATCATCTGGTGAGCCCCACCCGCTCTTCGGGATGAACAGTGGGCCAGGAGTTCGATCAGCGAAAAACTTTCTTAGCACCAACTCCGTACCAAGGCGTTTGAATTCTGCTTCAATTGCCCCAGGCTCCTACAATTAAATTAGCACCAGATCGGTCATGTTTATTTTGCGTGCAATTCCGGAGACAATATATGGATTGAAAAGGCAATGGTTTCATCACTCGTATGAAATTTCTGTAAAATAAAGTGGCATTTAACTGTTCTTAGGTTGTAGAGCGCTCTATCTGCTATACACTCACTTTGTTAACCAACTTTCAAAACAAGTATGGCTTCAGGCTCGCAGCAAGACTTTTGCCTTGCATGGTACCTGGAAGCTGCAGATGTAGAAGTCGTCGCCGTAGAGAGCCCTGACAGCATCGACGGGCTTCACCGCCGGGCTCCGAGGGATGAAGGGGACGCTCAAGGGGACCAGCGCCTTCACCCTGTCAGGCCGGAACAGGCACAGGCTCCAGGCTATTATGGCGCCCCAGTCGTGCCCCACCACGAAGACCCGCTCCTGGCCGAGGGAGTCGATGAGCGCGACAAAGTCGCCGACGATATGCAGCGCggtgtactggtccgggccggcGGAGGGCGCCTCGGAGTCGCCGTAACCGGGCATGTCGGGGGCGACGGCACGGTACCCCGCCGCGGCCAGCGCGGGCATCTGGTGCCGCCAGGTGTACCACAGCTCCGGGAACCCGTGCAGCAGCAGCACCACGGGCGCGCCCGCCGGGCCGGCCTCCGCGACGTGCAGGCGCACCCCGTTGACCTCGACGCTGCGGTGCGTGATGACGCCGTCGGAAGCCATGTCTTGGTTAGTTCGCGGTGACGAACTGATCGACGATGGGAGTAAGCAGGAGCAGCAGCTGGCTTAGAGCTCGTTGAGGTTGATGGTGGATGTGGCTGGACTGGACGGCCGGAACGCACTATATATAAGGAGTGTGGGTGGATCGCAGGGGTTACGGGTGCAAGAGTATTGCACGACATCTCCATGTCGCCTCGTTCTTTCCGCCCCCTGCTTATCAAAGCTGGTTTCGTGTAATCTTTTCTGAAATCACGTTTTacatcaaaaaaaaaaaaaactaaaatcacGTTTGGGTGGCCCATCAGAAATGTGGATAAGCAGAATTGGGTTTCCACAAAGCCACGAAAATGTATCTTGTGGAAAACCACTAATACTCGTTTTTGTACAAACACGTTTACATCAAAACATGTTCCCAGCCTGTAAATAGGTCGCCGGGAACCTTTgatggcgtggcgagctcgggctgGGTCGAGCAACTATAGGAACAGAGAAAGAACGAGAAGCGAGATTGCCGGTTTGTGGGAAGAAGCGGAATCGCGCGACCTTAAGGAAGAGACAGGAGAAAAGTAGTACTAAAGTACTAATCCAAACACGTTTTTATCAAATCTTGTGTCAACGTTTTCTCACCCAAACGATTTATTCCACAAACCCATTGTAACATAAATTCTCCCCTACACTGGTTTTCCtaaaaacactcttaaaacaagtTTTCCAAAATGTCAGGTTTTATTTTTGATACTCAAACAACCACTAAGGACATTTCTAACAGATCCCTTATAATTGGTTAGATTAAATTTTACTTCTCTAACCGTCACCTAGCCGATTCCTAATTCACCATAAGAGAGTAAATTTTTTACTCCAGCCCTAACTTTCTGTCAGCGACCTGGGCCTCGCTGGGCCTCGGCCAGGACCCAGCCCACAAGGAAGACATGGACTACATATACAAGGGAGGCAGCTACACGCGAGTTGGCTTGGACCGGACGGCGGCTTCGGCCGATAGTCTAGCTTATCTTCTTCCTCCTTCTGCTGTAATTCCCCTTCCTTCCTCCTTCAATCCCTCATGTAATCTGAGCTTGTAATCAAATCCATGGTGATTGAGTCAATCAACTAGTTGGAtcctaacaattggtatcagagccgttCGATCCTGCACCAAAACTCCACCCAAACTTTTTCCCCAATCAAGTCCATGGACTCACTACGGCGCGCGGAGCTCCTGGCGACTCTCTCGCCGGAGGGTTTGGCGACGTATGAGGTTCTAAAGGCCTAGCTAGCTCGCGATCTGGATCGAAGCTTCGCCGCCTCCAAGGCGAGGCTAGAGAAGTCTGTGGTGACGGCGTTCGATGACCTCCACACCAATCTGGACAAGCTCACTCACGAATCGATGCTATCAAGCAGGATCTCCGATCCGACGTAGCCGACCTCCTCCGGATTCATCGCGTCAACGGTGAGCACGCCTAGGAAATCGTGGCCGCCACAGCTCCGATGACGCCCGCTGCGAGCCAGGCCTTCTCCAACCCCGAGCGCGGCCTGGACATGTCGACTTCATCAACAACGCGCTTGACGAGGCCTCCGCAATTCCCGAGCAGTGGCATCCTCACCAATGAATTGCACGAGTCACAAGTTGCTGCTTCCTCCTCCACAACCGGCTGGGCTGCGTTCCCAACTGCCAATTATGCTGCGCTCTCCGTGCGTGCGGCGACGGCGATGGGCATCTCCACGCCGACTACGACTCAGGCGCCATCCGCGTCTGGCGACATCGCCTCCCTTGTCGCGCCGGCAACCACGGGATCAACGAGCCCAAGAGGATACATCAGTGCAGTACCAGACACTAGCCTTTCGGTGATTCCACCCAAGCTCACCGTGTTCACAGGGCGATCTACGACCTTCTTCACCTCCATGGCAGCAGTGTCCGCCTCGCTCGATACCGGCCCTACTCTCGACATGCCCACCAAGTGCTCGACCAAGTGTCCAGGAGAAAACAACGGTTCAACAAGGACCACACCGACTCCTACAACAGCACCACTGCATCCTTGACCAGTGATGTTCCTACTACGTGTGAGGTAAGCGCGGAGGTCAGTTCCATGGATCTGAAGGATGTATCCATTTCGGCTCCTACACCCACAGAGGTCACAACCACCGGAATGTTGCATCCCTTGTTGGATATCACGCTTGGCAAGCTAGCTCCTGCCAAATGTTCGACTGAATGCTCTGAAGTCGGCACCCACACCATGATGCTCGGCGACGCCCAGTCCTCTGCACTTTCTCTTACCATGTATATTCCCAATGCTCAACTAGATTCGTCCAAGTTGTTCAATGAAAGGACGTGGCATGTTGACATTGACAATGATTCTAAGATCGACAAGACTGTGTCGTGTAGGAATGTTCCAGTTGCAACTCTTACTACTCTCAACACCAAATCTAGTGATCTTGGACAAGAGCTACGACCACTGACGTGGCCATCGTCTATGCACAGTCAGAAAGGAGACCAACTTGATGATGACTACTCACAAGAAGCTTGGTTGGGTTACTGTCTTACTGAAAATTTGGTGACAAAAATTTTCAGACTCACTCCTGTAGATGATAAAGGTTATGATGAAAACAAGGAAAAATTATTCTCTGTTGTTCCAGTGCACAACTGCGACCCTATTTTCAGTTTGCATCATGAAAAGTCATGGAATACTAGATGTTTCTACTCCTGTGCCTGGATGGAATTTGTTAACGGCAAGGGCATAATAGGAGTACAATCAGCGGAGTACTGGTTCCCAATCCAAGATAGGTACGGATCGTGTTCTCTTGGGAAGCCACATGAAGCTCCAGAGCATACTGTTGCCGAGAAGCTCCTAATACACGATCTGCTCGACTCAGTGTCACCGCTTGTTGTTGATAGCTTGCCATTGAAACCACCATGGCCATTATTCTTGCAGCTCAACAAAGGGGTTCCGGCGACAATAATCCTAATGCCCAAGTTACGTCCATTTTCTTAGTTTGGTGAGTTTGGTGATTCTTCTCATGCATGTGAAACCTGCACTGAATTTTGCATTCCTTGGGGCTATATGTGGAAGTTGTTACAAGGTTTTCCTGCTCAGCCATGTCTCTGTTGTGAGTTCCTGAAGGTTGATAAGCTACAACAGTATTTCATTTCCCTGGCCGAGTTGCAGCCCTGGCATTACTAGGAGATATCTTTGCTGCTGAGGGATAATGATCAATTGGGTTCTCTGTTTGTGCAATAGGAAATTGCCTGGGCACATTGTCATGGACCAGGGAGTGTTTGGTTCGCCTGGGCACATTGTCATGGACCAGGGAGTGTTTGGTTCCAGTCTTGTTATACCGAACATGATTCTTCATATGGTTCTGAGAGTTTACAGTGGGAAATTGCATGGTGTCCGAGTTCTGATATACAACCATGGTTGCCATCATTGTCTGGAAAAGTTACCATATTACAGATTATTCCGTGTGTTGGATACTTGCGATCACCATGGGACCCTGGACAGCAAGCACCCATCTCCTTCAGTCAACTTGCTGGATCCATGCAACTGAGGAATGGAGTTCTTGCAGCTGTGAAATTGCAGGTTTCGTTGATGGAGTTACTGAAATCAGCATTGTGGATTTACGAGTTTCCTTGGATACCTATTCAAATTCTTAATTCACTGCCATTTCCTTGGGTTGGCAAGGTTGGTACATTTTCTCATTTGTCTAAAATCACTGAATTAGGCATCCCGCTGGCGGATGAGTGCACATTCAGGCTTCCATGGTCACCAACAAAAATTCACCGCACATTTTATGCTGTGAATGGGTACGACGGAGATGTTaatctcttgttccttgggttcccCTGTTCTGGATCGGTCCTACTGATACTTGAGCATTTCAAAGGGCAACTTGT
Protein-coding regions in this window:
- the LOC123166881 gene encoding epoxide hydrolase A yields the protein MASDGVITHRSVEVNGVRLHVAEAGPAGAPVVLLLHGFPELWYTWRHQMPALAAAGYRAVAPDMPGYGDSEAPSAGPDQYTALHIVGDFVALIDSLGQERVFVVGHDWGAIIAWSLCLFRPDRVKALVPLSVPFIPRSPAVKPVDAVRALYGDDFYICSFQEPGAIEAEFKRLGTELVLRKFFADRTPGPLFIPKSGWGSPDDEVPLPSWITEEDVKYYTTQLDKSGFTGGLNYYRALNKTWELTSPWTGAEIMVPTKFTVGDLDLTYNIAGAKLFINKGGLKKFVPLLDDVVIMKDVGHFINEEKPEEISALIIGFIKKFN